The following proteins are encoded in a genomic region of Oncorhynchus masou masou isolate Uvic2021 chromosome 32, UVic_Omas_1.1, whole genome shotgun sequence:
- the LOC135525639 gene encoding galectin-5-like, giving the protein MDLSDALGGEPGWPSQNNQQSSGGVWPSGQPNQPTWPGQPGGQPAWPGQQQPGQPGGQPAWPGQQQPGQPAPMWPGQQPNPSQPSWPGQPGGGQPSQPTWPGQISQPTAPGWPSPSPGPGPAQPTAPQHSSLKVPYDLNLPNGCYDKMLITIRGTVNQNAKMFTINLTKGNDIAMHLNPRFNDQGKKTIVRNSQIANTWGKEEREHNHFPFTQGQPFEMKIMCTNSEFKVAVNSSHILEFKHRIRDIQSIKHLVIYNDVTLTSVEIDKL; this is encoded by the exons ATGGAT CTTTCAGATGCTCTGGGTGGGGAACCGGGCTGGCCAAGCCAGAACAACCAGCAGAGTAGTGGGGGCGTGTGGCCTAGTGGGCAACCCAACCAGCCAACATGGCCAGGACAGCCTGGTGGTCAACCGGCTTGGCCTGGACAGCAGCAACCAGGCCAGCCTGGTGGTCAACCGGCTTGGCCTGGACAGCAGCAACCGGGCCAGCCCGCCCCCATGTGGCCTGGACAACAACCAAACCCTTCCCAACCATCATGGCCCGGACAACCAGGTGGGGGACAGCCCAGCCAGCCGACATGGCCAGGACAGATTAGCCAACCTACTGCACCCGGATGGCCAAGCCCAAGCCCCGGTCCAGGCCCTGCCCAACCAACTGCTCCACAACATAGTTCACTG AAAGTGCCATATGACCTGAACCTGCCAAATGGATGCTACGACAAGATGCTCATTACAATTCGTGGGACAGTTAACCAAAATGCCAAAAT GTTCACCATCAATCTAACCAAAGGGAATGACATTGCCATGCACCTCAACCCACGCTTTAATGACCAGGGAAAGAAAACGATTGTGCGGAACAGTCAGATTGCCAATACAtggggaaaagaggagagggagcacAATCACTTCCCCTTCACTCAGGGCCAGCCCTTCGAG ATGAAGATAATGTGCACTAACAGTGAGTTCAAGGTGGCAGTGAACAGCTCACACATCCTGGAGTTCAAACACCGCATCCGTGATATCCAATCCATCAAACACCTGGTCATCTATAATGATGTCACCCTCACGTCTGTGGAGATTGACAAACTATAA